Proteins encoded in a region of the Nocardia asteroides genome:
- a CDS encoding AAA family ATPase, protein MTIRSRDRAGGLPAAGANFVGRDRELEKISLLLLEPARLVTLTGPGGIGKTRLAAEAVRRLTKAKGTPVYWVRLARLARDCDTAAVEEEIARSVVEADFSGRSAWELLIDTFARAAAAGRRRRIVLVLDNCEHVLAGAAAVVAKLLDAVPELTIVATSREPIGWVDEYLITVPSLAVQHAVTLFRQQADLTGHPIAGSEQNTTAAEICRRVDNHPLYIQLAAARLRHQPLSVILRGLTGRADDARLRWSHGPRFGADSRHRGVSDVIAWSYELCTEKERLLFDRMSVFAAGWDTNPDDNGSNLSIDVGVELEAIEAVCSDDPALGPGEPARPGGSDMRLTAEEIGDLLESLVDHSLVTAHITPTTVRYSLVESLRVYAQQRLRERSSREIDEPARSADRHLRYYRDKIAYAAANWFRSDGEQKLVTWARSAWANVLTAIENSLTTGQAGIGLEICLGLINLRMPFIRGSLRGMRQWTQRCLDATRTSASDVTGLQIDAMAAIAWLALTQGDHDNAERVLEECVAACLPDARDRANWRDTCEKDIGLPAAVEFTWGMELLFVRRDARAVAVFTRAEAKLNDLGHHGTASLSELYAAMSAGLLGTGQQAHEITQRFLEAAAASTTRVRAWAEHAREIALAKHGDPIEALAIGRSSLLCQKLAGGDQWATMWGVECRTWSLARLITDLLTTGDEIDRAELVAPATEIAHLAGGVRTLRTKLGVDIDRMGPFADESAKAIAVARQVLGPDAFAAAQARGSRLRPEHDEVQRVALGTLTIEETPREDTRGAGATSRWRQLTTAEQQVAVLAAAGWTNTAIAARRGSSVRTIDAQVAAILQKLALATREDIIETVPRSVIDEVRIEATRRPQRGKG, encoded by the coding sequence GTGACGATCAGAAGTCGGGATCGCGCCGGTGGCTTGCCAGCAGCCGGCGCGAACTTTGTCGGTCGTGACCGTGAACTGGAGAAGATCAGCCTCCTACTGTTGGAGCCTGCCCGGTTGGTCACCTTGACCGGGCCGGGTGGTATCGGCAAGACCCGATTGGCTGCCGAGGCTGTGCGCCGATTGACCAAAGCCAAAGGCACGCCGGTGTATTGGGTGCGATTGGCGCGGTTGGCCAGAGACTGCGATACGGCGGCCGTCGAAGAGGAGATCGCGCGGTCGGTGGTCGAGGCCGATTTCTCCGGGCGATCGGCCTGGGAGTTGCTCATCGATACCTTCGCCCGCGCCGCCGCTGCCGGACGCAGGCGGCGAATCGTGTTGGTACTGGATAACTGCGAGCATGTACTCGCAGGCGCCGCCGCCGTGGTAGCGAAATTGCTCGATGCCGTGCCCGAGCTGACCATCGTGGCGACCAGCCGTGAACCGATCGGCTGGGTCGACGAATACTTGATCACCGTTCCCTCCCTGGCCGTTCAGCACGCTGTGACCTTGTTCCGGCAGCAGGCCGACCTCACCGGGCATCCCATCGCCGGAAGCGAGCAGAACACGACGGCAGCCGAGATCTGCCGCCGCGTCGACAACCATCCCCTCTACATCCAATTGGCGGCAGCGCGACTGCGTCATCAACCGCTGTCGGTGATTCTGCGCGGGCTCACCGGCCGCGCCGACGACGCACGGTTGCGGTGGTCCCACGGTCCCCGTTTCGGTGCCGACTCGCGACATCGCGGGGTCAGCGACGTCATCGCCTGGTCGTATGAGCTGTGCACCGAGAAAGAACGCCTGCTCTTCGACCGGATGTCGGTGTTCGCTGCGGGCTGGGACACGAATCCCGACGACAACGGCAGCAACCTTTCGATCGATGTGGGTGTAGAGCTGGAAGCCATCGAGGCTGTGTGCAGTGACGACCCCGCACTGGGCCCCGGCGAACCCGCTCGGCCCGGCGGCAGCGATATGAGGTTGACGGCCGAGGAGATCGGGGACTTGCTCGAGTCGCTTGTCGACCACTCGCTGGTGACGGCGCACATCACGCCGACAACGGTGCGGTATTCCCTGGTGGAAAGCCTTCGCGTGTACGCACAGCAGCGACTGCGCGAACGTTCGAGCCGCGAGATCGACGAGCCCGCCCGGTCGGCCGACCGTCACCTTCGCTATTACCGGGACAAAATCGCCTACGCGGCCGCGAACTGGTTTCGTTCCGACGGTGAGCAGAAGCTGGTGACCTGGGCACGGTCGGCTTGGGCCAACGTGTTGACCGCGATCGAGAACAGCCTGACCACGGGCCAGGCCGGTATCGGTCTGGAGATCTGTCTCGGGCTGATCAACTTGCGCATGCCTTTCATCAGAGGCTCGCTGCGCGGAATGCGCCAATGGACACAACGATGCCTCGACGCCACGCGCACGTCGGCCTCGGATGTCACCGGTCTTCAGATCGACGCCATGGCCGCCATCGCATGGCTTGCCCTGACCCAGGGGGATCACGACAACGCCGAGCGTGTGCTGGAGGAGTGTGTGGCCGCTTGCCTTCCGGACGCGCGGGACAGAGCGAATTGGCGCGACACCTGCGAGAAGGATATCGGCTTGCCCGCCGCCGTCGAATTCACGTGGGGGATGGAACTGCTGTTCGTGCGCCGCGACGCCCGTGCCGTTGCCGTGTTCACCCGCGCCGAAGCCAAACTGAACGATCTAGGCCACCACGGCACCGCGTCGCTGAGCGAGCTGTACGCGGCCATGTCCGCGGGCCTGCTGGGAACCGGGCAGCAGGCCCACGAGATCACCCAGCGTTTTCTCGAGGCGGCGGCTGCTTCGACGACGCGGGTGAGAGCCTGGGCCGAACACGCCCGCGAAATCGCCTTGGCCAAACACGGCGATCCCATCGAAGCGCTGGCCATCGGACGGTCCTCACTGCTGTGCCAGAAACTCGCGGGCGGCGATCAGTGGGCCACCATGTGGGGCGTGGAGTGCCGGACCTGGTCGTTGGCGCGCCTCATCACCGACTTGCTTACCACCGGCGACGAGATCGACCGTGCCGAGCTGGTCGCGCCGGCCACCGAAATAGCTCACCTGGCCGGGGGAGTCAGGACCCTTCGCACCAAGCTGGGCGTTGACATCGACAGAATGGGTCCCTTCGCAGACGAATCCGCCAAGGCCATCGCCGTCGCTCGTCAGGTACTCGGGCCCGACGCATTCGCCGCGGCGCAAGCCCGAGGATCGCGGCTACGTCCCGAACACGACGAGGTGCAGCGCGTCGCTCTGGGCACACTCACCATCGAGGAAACGCCGAGAGAAGACACCCGCGGCGCGGGCGCCACGTCACGCTGGCGGCAACTGACCACCGCCGAGCAGCAGGTCGCTGT
- a CDS encoding UvrD-helicase domain-containing protein, with amino-acid sequence MSARTVGSAPGPCRGAGGSGARDVRRSRERRPRRREIRVTVQQTSFDAAFDAAAFEPYGPLPTGTTVLEASAGTGKTHAIVGLAVRYVAEAGIDVSQLLLVTFSRAATQELRERTRDRFVAVAAGLADPAAARAHADELVRYLAQAGEAEVRLRQRRLLTALSDFDAGTIATTHSFCQRMLDELGLAGEHDPGTRLVETVDDLVGTVVDDLYLNRYARAEPPCALKEARTLALAAVRDRHAALVPDGESGAGERVAFAQAVRAETERRKRLAGLRDFDDLLVLLHDVLADPEHGPLACRRIRARYRVALVDEFQDTDPLQWDILRRSFHGHTTLVLVGDPKQAIYAFRGAEVLSYLDAVAHADTRRELTTNWRSDAGLLAALDHLHGGAALGHEEIRVYPVAPTRPWSRLSGPAELTTPMRLRCLPRTGAGPLNKSGFPAVGRMRAKVADDLAADIVRLLESGVLLDAKAEPALAEADSVSDRAVEAARRPVGPGDIAVLVRTRSQIDVVRAALDRVGVASVLAGGVSVFATASATDWLWVLRALEQPHRADRVRLAACTPLLGVTAAEIDSGGADLVGRVSAQLREAARLFARAGFAAVFEKIAAEARLAQRLLAVENGERQLTDLRHIAQLLDQVALTEGLGLTALTRWLADRVRDPASGAVADRSRRLDRDAAAVQIATVHASKGLEFPVVYLPFAWDSAKNPYPATLLFHADDGARVLDVGGPDAPGYAERKARSEAEEAGEELRLLYVALTRAMCQIVAWWAPAITTAASPLHRMVFGRADRGAVIANRAPVPVDAVAAQSLSAWAQDAAVAISVTAVAGSDDVAIRWARTEPAQGELAAARFHRVLDQQWRRTSYSALTASAHGPVVPASDSEPEDPRGPGDEPAGTSLVGAGEPELTGAASLMNTLPYGAEFGTLVHGVLERIDTGCADLAAEVHDRCREAVGELMAEMDPELLATALLAVLRTPLDGACLADVAPRDRLTELEFELPLAGGDRVGATTATLRRIADLLRDHLPADDDLSTYADHLAALEDIPLRGYLTGSIDAVLRVSDGAAPRFVVVDYKTNRLGAGDLTVAHYTRDRMAAEMLRSHYPLQALLYSVALHRYLRWRLPGYDPARHLGGVRYLFVRGMIGPRTPDGCGVFDWYPPADLVVALSALLAGEAPQ; translated from the coding sequence TTCAGCCGGGCCGCGACCCAGGAACTGCGGGAACGCACCCGCGACCGATTCGTCGCCGTCGCCGCCGGGTTGGCCGATCCGGCCGCGGCGCGAGCACACGCCGACGAACTGGTCCGGTATCTCGCGCAGGCAGGCGAAGCCGAGGTCCGGCTGCGGCAGCGGCGGTTGCTGACCGCACTGTCGGATTTCGACGCGGGCACCATCGCCACCACACACAGCTTCTGTCAGCGCATGCTGGACGAGCTCGGGCTCGCGGGCGAACACGACCCCGGCACCCGACTGGTGGAGACCGTCGACGACCTGGTCGGCACGGTTGTCGATGACCTGTACCTGAACCGCTACGCCCGCGCCGAACCGCCGTGCGCGCTGAAAGAGGCTCGCACGCTGGCGCTGGCCGCGGTGCGGGACCGGCACGCGGCCCTCGTGCCCGACGGCGAATCCGGCGCGGGCGAGCGGGTGGCGTTCGCGCAGGCAGTGCGCGCGGAGACCGAGCGCCGCAAACGGCTGGCCGGGTTGCGCGACTTCGACGACCTGCTGGTGCTGCTGCACGACGTGCTCGCAGATCCCGAGCACGGCCCGCTCGCGTGCCGCCGTATCCGCGCGCGCTACCGGGTCGCCCTGGTCGACGAGTTCCAGGACACCGACCCGCTGCAATGGGACATCCTGCGCAGGTCGTTCCACGGACACACCACCTTGGTGCTGGTCGGCGATCCCAAACAGGCGATCTACGCCTTCCGCGGCGCGGAAGTGCTCAGCTATCTGGACGCGGTCGCGCACGCCGACACCCGGAGAGAGCTCACCACGAACTGGCGCAGCGACGCGGGACTCCTGGCCGCGCTGGACCACCTGCACGGGGGCGCGGCGCTGGGGCACGAGGAGATCCGCGTCTATCCGGTCGCCCCGACCAGGCCGTGGTCGCGGCTGTCCGGACCGGCCGAGCTCACCACGCCGATGCGGTTGCGGTGCCTGCCGCGCACCGGCGCGGGGCCGCTGAACAAGTCCGGTTTCCCGGCGGTCGGCCGCATGCGGGCCAAGGTCGCCGACGATCTCGCCGCCGACATCGTCCGCCTGCTGGAATCTGGCGTGCTGCTGGACGCGAAGGCCGAACCCGCTCTCGCCGAAGCGGATTCGGTCTCGGACCGGGCCGTGGAGGCGGCACGCAGGCCGGTCGGGCCCGGTGACATCGCGGTGCTGGTGCGCACCCGCTCGCAGATCGACGTCGTGCGCGCCGCGCTGGATCGCGTCGGCGTCGCCTCCGTGCTCGCCGGCGGGGTCAGCGTCTTCGCGACCGCCAGCGCCACCGACTGGCTGTGGGTGCTGCGCGCGCTGGAACAGCCGCACCGGGCCGACCGGGTGCGGCTGGCCGCGTGCACACCGTTGCTCGGCGTCACCGCCGCCGAGATCGACAGCGGGGGCGCGGATCTGGTCGGGCGGGTCAGCGCCCAATTGCGGGAGGCGGCGCGTCTGTTCGCCCGCGCGGGATTCGCGGCCGTCTTCGAGAAGATCGCTGCCGAAGCGCGCCTGGCGCAGCGACTGCTCGCCGTGGAGAACGGGGAGCGGCAGCTCACCGACCTGCGGCACATCGCGCAGTTGCTCGACCAGGTCGCGCTCACCGAGGGCCTGGGGCTGACCGCGCTGACCCGGTGGCTGGCCGACCGGGTGCGCGATCCCGCCTCCGGCGCCGTCGCCGACCGCAGTCGCAGGCTGGACCGCGACGCCGCCGCCGTGCAGATCGCTACCGTGCACGCCAGCAAGGGACTCGAATTCCCGGTGGTCTACTTGCCCTTCGCGTGGGACAGCGCGAAGAACCCCTATCCGGCGACATTGCTGTTCCACGCCGACGACGGTGCGCGCGTGCTGGACGTCGGCGGTCCGGATGCTCCGGGATACGCCGAACGCAAGGCGCGCAGCGAAGCCGAGGAGGCGGGGGAGGAGCTGCGGCTGCTCTACGTCGCGCTGACCCGGGCCATGTGCCAGATCGTCGCCTGGTGGGCGCCCGCGATCACCACCGCGGCCTCGCCGCTGCACCGAATGGTCTTCGGCCGCGCCGATCGCGGCGCCGTCATCGCCAACCGCGCCCCCGTGCCCGTCGATGCCGTTGCCGCGCAGTCTCTTTCGGCATGGGCACAGGACGCGGCCGTCGCCATCTCCGTAACCGCGGTGGCCGGAAGCGACGACGTCGCGATCCGGTGGGCCCGCACCGAGCCCGCGCAGGGCGAACTGGCCGCCGCACGCTTTCACCGGGTGCTGGACCAGCAGTGGCGGCGCACGTCGTACTCGGCGCTGACCGCCTCCGCCCACGGTCCGGTGGTGCCGGCGTCCGACAGCGAACCGGAGGACCCCCGGGGACCGGGCGACGAGCCCGCCGGCACCTCCCTGGTGGGCGCGGGGGAGCCGGAGCTGACCGGCGCGGCCTCGCTGATGAACACGCTGCCCTACGGCGCTGAGTTCGGCACGCTGGTGCACGGCGTGCTGGAGCGGATAGACACCGGCTGCGCGGATCTGGCAGCCGAGGTGCACGACCGGTGCCGCGAGGCGGTGGGCGAGCTCATGGCCGAGATGGACCCGGAACTGCTGGCCACCGCGTTGCTCGCGGTGCTGCGTACCCCACTCGACGGCGCCTGCCTGGCCGACGTCGCCCCTCGGGACCGCCTCACCGAGCTCGAGTTCGAATTGCCGTTGGCGGGCGGGGACCGGGTCGGCGCCACCACGGCGACGCTGCGGCGCATCGCCGATCTGCTGCGCGACCACCTTCCGGCCGACGACGACCTGAGCACGTACGCCGACCATTTGGCGGCGCTGGAGGACATCCCGCTGCGCGGCTACCTCACCGGCAGCATCGACGCCGTGCTGCGCGTGTCCGACGGCGCGGCCCCGCGGTTCGTCGTCGTCGACTACAAGACCAACCGGTTGGGCGCCGGTGACCTCACCGTCGCGCATTACACCCGCGATCGCATGGCCGCCGAGATGCTGCGCTCCCACTATCCGCTGCAGGCCCTGCTGTATTCGGTTGCCCTGCACCGCTACCTGCGCTGGCGGCTGCCCGGCTACGACCCCGCCCGGCACCTCGGCGGTGTTCGGTACCTGTTCGTGCGCGGCATGATCGGACCGCGGACACCCGACGGCTGCGGCGTCTTCGACTGGTACCCGCCTGCCGATCTGGTCGTCGCGCTGTCGGCGCTGCTGGCGGGGGAGGCGCCGCAGTGA
- the recD gene encoding exodeoxyribonuclease V subunit alpha, whose translation MTSIQVAQRGTGLLRTFNEAGVLSAADVHVALRLGRLGRESSEPVLFAAALAVRAVRSGSVCLELHRMREIGVDADETWDAGIDPATLPWPDIPAVVAALRASPLVRGGPAGPLRPLRLVESRGPDDSGPLLYLDRYYRQEQTIRRVLTERSAHHPVVDPRIVRRELDRLFDAPVGTAPDRQRLAAALAATHWTTVVAGGPGTGKTHTIARIIALLSAHREAEPKLPALRIALAAPTGKAAARLQEAVREQAVSLGLPELTAATLHRLLGWQRGRSTRFKHHEFNRLPYDVIVVDETSMVSLTMMSRLLAALRPDTRLVLVGDPDQLASVDAGAVLADLVAGPVAATPNPVLDDILGPETTADHAEALTALERTRLRGGIVRLTRGRRFGGRIADLAVAVRAGDADTALELLRAGGDELSLSAPEELTVVRADVVAAASAVTAAALDGDAAGALTALESHRLLCAHRQGPFGVERWDRMAAEWAAAGGAGPDSYQAPWYPGQPLLVTANDHEARIYNGDTGVVVRMPDGSLRAALQRGSEPYLVHPTQFPAVVTVFAMTIHRSQGSQYDTVSVVLPEPESTLLTRELLYTAITRARRHVRIIGTDESIRAGIARRVLRASGLSRREEEPGIG comes from the coding sequence GTGACCTCGATCCAGGTGGCGCAGCGGGGGACCGGTCTGCTGCGCACGTTCAACGAGGCCGGTGTGCTGTCGGCGGCCGACGTGCACGTGGCGCTGCGGCTGGGCCGGCTGGGCCGGGAATCGTCGGAGCCGGTGCTGTTCGCCGCGGCGCTGGCCGTGCGAGCGGTGCGTTCCGGCTCGGTGTGCCTGGAACTGCACCGGATGCGGGAAATCGGTGTCGACGCCGACGAAACCTGGGACGCGGGCATCGATCCGGCGACGCTGCCGTGGCCGGACATCCCGGCGGTGGTCGCCGCGCTGCGGGCGAGCCCGCTGGTGCGCGGCGGACCGGCGGGGCCGTTGCGGCCGCTTCGCCTGGTCGAGTCCCGAGGACCGGACGATTCCGGCCCGCTGCTCTACCTCGACCGGTACTACCGGCAGGAGCAGACGATCCGGCGCGTGCTCACCGAGCGCTCCGCCCACCACCCGGTGGTCGACCCGCGCATCGTGCGGCGCGAACTGGACCGGCTGTTCGACGCGCCGGTCGGCACGGCGCCGGATCGCCAGCGGCTGGCCGCCGCGCTCGCCGCGACGCACTGGACCACGGTGGTCGCGGGCGGGCCGGGCACCGGCAAGACCCACACGATCGCGCGGATCATCGCCTTGCTGTCCGCGCATCGGGAGGCCGAGCCGAAGCTGCCCGCGCTGCGCATCGCGCTGGCCGCTCCCACCGGGAAGGCGGCCGCGCGATTGCAGGAAGCCGTGCGCGAACAAGCCGTTTCGCTCGGACTGCCCGAACTCACCGCCGCCACCCTGCACCGGTTGCTCGGCTGGCAGCGTGGTCGCAGCACCCGGTTCAAGCATCACGAGTTCAACCGGCTGCCCTATGACGTGATCGTGGTCGACGAGACCTCGATGGTCTCCTTGACCATGATGAGCAGGCTGCTGGCCGCGCTGCGGCCGGACACCCGCCTGGTCCTGGTCGGCGACCCGGACCAGCTCGCCTCGGTCGACGCGGGCGCGGTGCTCGCCGACCTGGTCGCCGGACCGGTCGCCGCTACCCCGAACCCTGTCCTGGACGACATCCTCGGCCCGGAAACGACCGCCGATCACGCGGAGGCGCTGACCGCGCTGGAGCGCACGCGCTTGCGCGGCGGCATCGTGCGGCTGACCCGGGGCCGCAGATTCGGCGGCCGCATCGCCGACCTGGCCGTGGCGGTGCGGGCGGGGGACGCGGACACCGCGCTCGAACTGTTGCGCGCGGGCGGCGACGAATTGTCACTGAGCGCGCCCGAGGAGCTGACCGTGGTGCGCGCCGACGTGGTCGCAGCCGCGAGCGCGGTCACCGCCGCAGCGCTCGACGGCGACGCGGCGGGCGCGCTGACCGCCCTGGAATCGCATCGCCTGCTGTGCGCGCACCGGCAGGGGCCGTTCGGCGTCGAGCGCTGGGACAGAATGGCCGCGGAGTGGGCCGCCGCCGGAGGAGCGGGCCCCGACTCCTACCAGGCGCCGTGGTACCCCGGCCAACCGCTGCTGGTCACCGCGAACGATCACGAGGCGCGCATCTACAACGGCGACACCGGGGTCGTCGTGCGTATGCCCGACGGCTCGCTGCGCGCGGCGCTGCAACGCGGCAGCGAACCGTACCTGGTGCACCCCACGCAGTTTCCCGCGGTGGTCACCGTCTTCGCCATGACCATTCATCGCAGCCAGGGCAGTCAGTACGACACCGTTTCCGTCGTCTTGCCCGAGCCCGAATCGACCCTGCTGACCAGGGAATTGCTGTACACAGCGATCACCAGGGCACGCCGCCACGTCCGGATCATCGGAACCGACGAGTCCATCCGCGCGGGTATCGCACGCCGGGTGCTGCGCGCCAGTGGCCTGTCGCGCCGGGAAGAGGAACCGGGAATCGGGTGA
- a CDS encoding sigma-70 family RNA polymerase sigma factor produces MPPFEEIVAEYGPMVLRVCRAVLGPSDAADAWSETFLSALRAFPGLCPDTNIEAWLVTIAHRRAIDVGRALTRAPVPAETLPERPAPAPGPADYDPDLWAALRALPTKQRQAVAYHYLAGLPHAEIATLLGNSPDAARRAAADGLKTLRKLYPKDEA; encoded by the coding sequence CTGCCCCCGTTCGAGGAAATAGTGGCCGAGTACGGCCCGATGGTGTTGCGCGTCTGCCGGGCGGTGCTCGGTCCGTCCGACGCGGCCGACGCCTGGTCGGAAACGTTTCTCTCGGCGCTGCGCGCGTTTCCCGGGCTCTGTCCGGACACGAACATCGAGGCATGGCTGGTGACCATCGCGCATCGCCGCGCGATCGACGTCGGCCGGGCGCTAACGCGCGCACCCGTACCTGCCGAGACGCTGCCGGAACGTCCCGCTCCCGCTCCCGGCCCCGCCGATTACGACCCCGACCTCTGGGCCGCCCTGCGGGCGCTGCCGACCAAGCAGCGCCAGGCGGTCGCCTACCACTACCTGGCCGGGCTTCCCCACGCGGAGATCGCCACCTTGCTCGGCAATTCTCCCGACGCCGCCCGCCGCGCCGCCGCGGACGGCCTGAAGACCCTGCGCAAGCTCTACCCGAAGGATGAAGCATGA
- a CDS encoding methylated-DNA--[protein]-cysteine S-methyltransferase, which translates to MATLDRGDLNGLSRALSPDADLLATLHARLAAEAESAGLLDVAYRLLDTPVGSLLLAATPAGLVRVAYPAEDHEAVLATLAARISPRILAAPARLDSAAREIEEYFTGRRTHFDLPLDLRLAAGFRRQVIEHLPAIGYGQRASYGAVAAAVGNPRAVRAVGSACAHNPLPVVIPCHRVVRGDGSIGQYVGGVSAKHTLLDLEAAA; encoded by the coding sequence ATGGCCACCCTCGATCGCGGCGACCTGAACGGGTTGTCGCGCGCACTGAGCCCCGACGCCGACCTGCTGGCCACCCTGCACGCGCGACTGGCCGCCGAGGCCGAGTCCGCCGGACTGCTCGATGTCGCCTACCGGCTCCTCGACACCCCGGTGGGGTCACTGTTGCTGGCCGCGACGCCCGCCGGGCTGGTCCGTGTCGCCTACCCCGCCGAGGACCACGAGGCGGTGCTCGCCACGCTGGCAGCCCGGATCAGCCCCCGAATCCTCGCCGCCCCCGCCCGGCTGGACTCGGCCGCGCGGGAGATCGAGGAGTACTTCACCGGCCGCCGGACGCATTTCGACCTGCCGCTGGACCTGCGGCTGGCCGCTGGCTTCCGCCGCCAGGTGATCGAGCATCTGCCCGCCATCGGCTACGGGCAGCGCGCCAGCTACGGCGCGGTGGCCGCCGCCGTCGGCAATCCGCGTGCCGTTCGCGCGGTCGGCTCTGCCTGCGCCCACAACCCGCTGCCGGTGGTGATTCCGTGCCATCGGGTGGTTCGCGGCGACGGGTCCATCGGACAGTACGTCGGCGGCGTCAGCGCGAAGCACACGTTGCTCGATCTGGAGGCGGCGGCATGA